From the Drechmeria coniospora strain ARSEF 6962 chromosome 02, whole genome shotgun sequence genome, the window TGCGTAAGTaagtgtgcatgcaagtaagaATACATCCAAGTGTAGATGTCGATGTACAGTGCGTGTAACGGCACGCACTTCAGCGTACTGCAGGAGCACCGGAGGCAAGAACATGCACTTGGAGGTGTATGCAAGtgtacggtacatgcacgttgTGAGGCCTTGGATGGATTCGGGGTTGGCTGTGCGGGGAGGCTATCACGACCATGGCCGGCATACGCGCACTTTGTCATGTCTCAACGCTCCAACCTGCATGGCGGCCAAGCCTACGCCGTTTCTTTCCTGATGCTACCCGAGAAAAGCCAGACAAGCGATGCAGTTCTACATCGTGCCGTGGGCGAAAAGCGAGGGAATCAAAGATGTGGCTTCCGCGAGACGAGCTGCTAGCCGTGGGGAATTTCATGTTCAAACACGGATGAGTTTGTCTTCCGGATGAGCTCATCGCCATGCTCACGGCCCCTCCAACCAAGCTGCAGGGCATCGCCggcctgcccgtcgccgcagGTGGAGGGTAGATGGCATTGTTCATCGTCTACGCTCGCGGGGCCTCTACGACGATGGACATGTCACGCAGTCGGAAGGATTCTTGATCATCAAAAGAAATTCGCTATGCATTGCCGAATAGTCTATGCCTCCACGGCCCACCAGCGGACACGGCCGCACTGCCTTTTGCTTCAGTCGACGATCAAGCCGCACGCCCTCGGGTTCCGCGAACAGAAGGAGAAGGATTCGTcgttctcgccgtcgtcccatTGGTTGTCGCCTGGGTAGTTGTCCCACTCGGCTTCTTGCCTTTGGCCGTTGCCCCATGTGTCGCCGCGGTTCCCTTGGTCATAGAAATAGTCATTGCCAGTGGCCACCGGCGCCCTGAAATCGGCTTTCGACCACGGGGCGGCAAGCCCCAGCCCGGCCAGGGCGGCAACGAGAATGGTTATGGAGGCGTGCATGCTGGAAATGTGGAAACGAGTCAAGTCGTCGCGATGTGGGTTTGTACGGGGAGAGAGTGGCTTGTGGAACGAATGGTGACGCTGGTTATGTTTATTCTGTTTGGTCTGTTTGGTCTGTTTGGTCTGTTTGGTCTGTTTGGTCTGTTTGGTCTGTTTGGTCTGTTTGGTCTGTTTGGTCTGTTTGGTCTGTTTGGTCTGTTTGTTCTGTTTGGTCTGTTTGTTCTGTTTGTTACCTCTGTTGTCCGGCTCCGACgtagatatatatatacgaTGGGAGGAAACCTTTCGCAGCATGGCCCGTTTGATTCGAAACCAAAACGCACATCTACTGGTGGAAATTCCCATGCTACCTGCGACGTGCTTCATTCGAAacctcggccgacgtcaCGAACGCCCGCCTTGGTGCATGTTTCCCCGCCATGCGTTGGGGGCCGATGTGGTTGaaacgtcgacgatgcggtgGCGGCCTGCCCCCTTGCAGCACGCGTGGGAGCGGTATTCGGAACGGCCCCAGCGTGTACGCTTGCCCTCTCCGGGGCACGCCATGGTAGGCGTTCACGTTCGCGCCGGTATGCTTGGGCACGTGACGGCTCGGCTCCTCCAAcgccgttgctgccgccgtgaCTGCCAGGAGGTGcccaagtaataattaatgcTAGTACTTGGTTTGCGGGCACCAACCACCAGAACAGGTGTTTCGGCCCAACCACGGCTCGCGACTCCGCCCGCACTGTACGGCACGATACGACTACGGCGAGCGTGCTCTCGTCACTGCACGGCTTCAACCAACCGCACCGGAACCTACCAGGTACTCAGGGTCCCAAGTGCGCGCCGGTGACCAGACGACGTACGGACGGGTGGCTTTTCCGTGACAGTGGAGGAAGGGAAAAACGGCGGAGCAAGGCGTAAgttcggcgccgccgtcgcacgAGCACTCTGCGCACGCGTGCAGGCCGTCATTCGCACCCCGTACTCGAGCAGGGCTTCTGCCTACGGGCACCTGCAAGTCTTGCTCCGGGCGTACGCAGGTGCCACGAGGTCAGCATGAACACGGGAGAGCACCGTGCACCCACCCAAATGCCAgcacgtacaagcactgtgctCCACTTGTGCCTGGAGTGCAGTAAGCAGGCGcttttacggagtactaccgCAAGCTTATACCTACTCCATGCACGCTGCTTACTGTATAagtgtaattactgtacgttgtactgtacttacagcgaCATGAcgtgtgcgtgtgcaagtattacttacaactaAGCACGTGCTTACCTACAAGCATGTGGCATGActatagttgtacttgctgcgtGCTGTAATGCGTCGTATTCCTTGCCATGGCGGCGCTGTTGAACGTACTTAAACCTgcgagtacaggtacctgtgcaagtacggtgtGCCACAAGTACCTGACCGTACCGCCATAGCAGAGCGTCGCCATTGCTCCGTGGTCCGTGCTGGCTACAAGCAGGATTACTTTggtacgtactaggtacggagtacggggtgccttgtaggtacttgtacgaacACACCCAAGTAAGTCAGACCCCCCACTCATgggcccccccccctcttgGGCCCCCCATTTTCCTACCTTCATCAATACAAGCTACACATTACAACCGCGTTTTTTCGCGTAACTTAATTGATTTTTACAAGAACAGCTATTCCTAGCTTATTTAATGGCTAAAAAAGCTAAGTATACCGAAGAAACGCTCCAACTAGCCGTATCGGCTGTAAAAAACGGCCTCTCGTAGTACCAAGCTATCTCTCAGTATGGAATTCTACGGACAACACTCCAAAACCGATTACGCGGCCACCTTCCAAGAAATAAAGCCTATATCCCATTACAAAGGCTCTCAAGGGATTAAGAAAAGCACCTTCGCGATTGGGTCCTTATCCAAGGCGCATTAGGGCTACCACCGTTACATCAGCAATTAAAGGTCTTTGCCGCCCGGATCCTCGTTGCAGGAGGGGACCTTTAACCCCTCGGTAAGAACTGGATTACGGGCTTTTTACGCCGTAACCCAGAAGTTAGTACCGTATAAGGTAAGTCTATTAATTCGTACCGTTTAAACGGTGCTTCTATAAGCCTTATTAAAAATTGGTTTAATTTACTGAGGCCCTCCGAGATCCAGGCTATCCCGCTACAACACCGTTGGAATATAGACGAAACCGGGATCCTCAAGGGCCTCGGTAGTAACGGCCTAGTACTTAGGAGGTCGGATAAGACATTCTAACTAAAGAAGAAGGCTGGATCGCGTTGTTGGACTACTATCGTGGAATGTGTATCAGCTGTTGGCCAAGCCCTTCCACCACTAGTCCTTTTTAAGGGTCAGGACTTACAATACCAATGGTTTCCGGAGAATCCGACCTTCCTCGAAGAGTGGTACTTTAAGGCAACCCCTAAAGGCTGGACTAACGACGAGGTTGCAATACAGTGGCTTAAGCAGATCTTTATACCTTAATCTGGAGCATCGAAAACGGAACGAAGGCTACTTATTGTTAATAGGCACGGAAGTTATTAGACCGATCGATTTATGTATGCCTGCTTCGAAAATGGTATCTACCTTTTATTCTTACCACTACACGCCTTACACGTCCTCCAGCCACTCGACGTATTGTGTTTTTCACCTATCAAAGCTGCCTACCGCCGGGCTATCCAAGATATCCTTTTTAAGGCTTGTACTAACGATTCAGCGCCAGTTGGTAAGGCTACCTTCTTACATTGCTATCATCAAGCCCGTACGGAAGGTCTTACGGAACGGAATATTAGGGGAGGGTGGAAGGGGTCTGGGTTATAGCCTGTTAATATGGCGAAGCCGTTACTAAGCCGCCTTGTCTTGCAAGATGaatgttacggagtcgctaggcgactgctctaggactctcaatgatgtttattaaaagacttgaaggagggaaaactacctaacaactagggcttctagttgtgtgcgttcctcctagtgggtcccttggttcccttcgttctcctatatcgggctaagcccgataccataacaatGAACCCCTAGCTATCTCGGAAGCCGAAGCCCTAAAAAGGCAATTAGAAGAGGATTATAACCCTCTGCAAACACCCCGACGATCACACGACTTTCGGAGCCTTGTTGTAAAAATATACGCGCCTAGTCAAATTGACCGTATAGCGCGGCAGCTATTTTCTAAGGTAGGCCGGGCCCTTAACGCTCAAAATACCACTCTTGCAACAGCCCAGGCTAGAATCCAACAACTAGAATATTAAGTCGATCGACTTAAGCCTCGGAAAAAACAAAAAGTAGCCCAAGATCCCAACGGCCGCTTCGTACAGATCGATAAGATTATCGAGACCCAAAAACGGTACGAACGAACACTCAATCCAGCACCATTATCAGCAGAAACGTCTAGTTACGGATTTGAAGACCTTTGCTTTGAATGGCAGCTTGAATAGATACTAtagatattttattttaatttTATTGTATCAATAATACCTCGTTTTGTAGCTTTAAAGATAGCTTGTTTTTCCGTATTGGGGGGCCcaagaggggggggggcccATGAGTGGGGGGTCTgacttacttacttaggcaCTTATGGAACTGGTGGGACCTGGGAGGCAGAGTGCTtgtgcttactgtacttattcACAGTccagtacaagtgcttgtttagtactccgtattactccgtacatatacGGAATAcaacagtacagtatgttgtacagtagttgtactgtacatgggtGCTTGTTCATCGACTATTatatgtacttaagtacatgtactgtgctgtaagtactccgtagactcGTCGGCACTCGGCACTTCGTTAGTAATTAATGATACCTCAACCACCAAGCCCAAGCGCATGTAagcacaaccaagtacaagtacttactgtactgtaagaaCGGTAGTTACTTGCGGTACGGGGCACCACACCCAAGCACCGTGCTGTCGTGCTGGCCATTGTCCTTGTCCGATCGAACAGCCGGCCAACGGCAAGCCATGCAGAAAATCGCGGTACGGCTTGTACGCTTCGTCGTCCACGAGTGCAGTACCGAGTATGGgtagcaagtaatacggTGCTGGCTGCGGAGGCATAGACCCTCCATCCATCAACCTCCCACTGCCAACTCGCTAGCCGACAGCAGGGGTGCCTGTTTTTTGCCTGCTGCGCAACCTTTCTCTGGCGTCAAAgggagtgctccgtagatCCACGGTACCGCAAGTAGGTACAACCAAGTGCATGGAGGCACCGTCACGTAAGTACTcaggtacttaggtaggtacagtactcatGCCGTACGGCGGGCAAATACCAGCATAGTACCTACATACCTGTAGCCCCCCTGTTTTTGGACAGTCAGGGGACATAATGTTTAGTACATTTCACAGCTATTCGGTACTGTCACACCTAAATTCGCGCATCAACGTACTGTTATAGGCTGGTTTGTAGTATAGCTTGCGACATATTGTAGCAATTGAACAGAGTAACAACTCTAACAGTCTGTGTTGTAGAAATTATTATATCGTCAATATACCAGCCAGTTTTACAAAATCCAGCTGTCAAAAATCAATAGTACTTTTTGGCTTTTTAGTAATTTTAAATAAACATTATTTTTACTAATTAAACAGCCTATTATTAAATAAAAATAATTTTAAATACAATATAGATATAATTATAACATATTTCAATACTAATAGCTATTTTATTACTTAACAGTCTTATATACAGTTAATAGTCTTATATATAGTTAACAGTCATTTGTATAACCAACAGCTGTTACTTATTATACTGTCGTACCTAATGATCGCTCTGTAAATAATACTAACTCTCGTTGCACCTCTATCTGCCTTAATtactgcctcaatcactgcctcaatcgtacctcaatcactgcctcaatcgctgcctcaatcgtgcctcaatcactgcctcaatcgctgcctcaatcgtgcctcaatcgctgcctcaatcgctgcctcaatcgctgcctcaatcgctgcctcaatcgctgcctcaatcgctgcctcaatcgctgcctcaatcgctgcctcaatcgtaCCTCAAttactgcctcaatcgctgcctcaatcgctgccttcAAGTATGTTAAGCGACAATATATCTTAAGTAGCAATGTATATTACGTAGCAATATATATTAAAGTAGCAATATATATTGAGTAGCAATATATGTTTGAGTAGCAAAATATTTTAGCGTAATAGTACCTTACTGTTTAGTATGCCTTTTGTACTCTATACATACTGTTGTATGTACTAGCTTTTTGACTCTATACATACTGTTGTATGTACTAGCTTTTTGACTCTATACATACTGTTGTATGTACTAGCTTTTTGTACTTTAACAGGCTCTTATATTAAACACTACACAATGCCTTATGTTATGTTTGAATAGCTACTGTGTTTGTATTATAAATTACTGACCAGAACGAAGGTGCTTTACATGAACGTCACCCTAACAGTCTGTCGGCACCTTGACATCCGGTTACGAGGCTGTCACGAAACAGGGCACGCACgcgtaggtaggtaggcgtggcagtagttgtacgtgcggcacgagcacctactagtaggtagtgCCTtaggtagtacctagtagtacttaagtgctgtattacagtactaaAGCACCTgtgagtgcatgtgcttgcatgcacgTAGGGGGgcatgtacactgtacattTGGCGGGAACCTGCGGTGCGGGGACCCAGATGAGATTCCCGCTCCCATGGGGCATCGCGCTGTCgtgagtgcatgtacactgtacttggctgCTGTGCAGCCTGGTACCGCCAACATGTCGGCACAGCTGCCTGCTGGGTGCCCAAGCCCCAAACTCGGACGGAGCatcatgcaagtacaggtacgcgGGATGCGGCGTGCCGCctgcgacgtcgtcggtAGCCGCTACCTTGGACCGGGTGCTTCGAGCGCGGGCGACCTGCCTCTGGCTGGCACGCGCGCCCACCCACGCCCGCGTCCGTCGCCTCCAGGGGGTGGGCGGTGCTGCGGCTTGCCCCGAAATTGGCAAGTCGCCCGCTGAAACGTGAACTTTTCGGGGGCACGGCGCGCTGGGTCCGAGGACCGAccagtcgtcggccgagaggtTCGCCTGAGGAGTCGAGGCCACGACACCACACccaacctcgccgcctcgtcgtacCTAGTCGTCGTCAGCGACGTCGGCAACCTGCGTCCCGAGCCATCTCATCCCCCGACATCCATCCCGCTCGCCCCCGGCAGCCCATCCGCGCCCTCGATCCCCGAGACGCAGCGACGTGCGGCCATtggacgccctcgtcctcggtacCCTGCCGTCCCCTCCTGTCCATTCCGGTGCGTTTGTTCTCCCCACGGCCGAGCCGAcggagcggcagcagctgcggccgcctcgagTCCCTGACTCGTCCTTGACCGGGACCGTCTGGACGCCTCGCTCCGtccctctcgccgacgccgacacccACCGAGGAGTCGAAGGCGAGCCCGAGCTCGGACGCGGTGCCTGCTCACGAGCTCCATACCCGAGGCTGCCTGCTCACGAGCTCCATGCCCGAGGCTGCCTGCTGTTCACGAGCTCCATGCCCGAGGCTGCCTGCTCACGAGCCCATTGCCCGAAGCTGCCTACCGCCCGCCGCTTGCtgcccgcccgccgccgatgctTGCCGAGTCCTGAATGCTGACCGCTCTCGTCTCTCCTCGCAGCCGGCAGCCCGCCATCGCCCCCCGACGTCGTGCCCGAGGCTCGATGCGTTAGCTTCGCTCGTCGGAACCCTTCGTCCACCGACGCCGtcccctctcctcgtcgaacGATGAGGATTGcttccctcgtcggcctcgccgcacTCGCCGGCCCGTCGCacgccgtgctcgtgcctCGCGACTACGCCAACAATGACTACTACGTTATCCACATCGAGAAACGGGCATCCGTCGCGCCCATCGCCGACCACCTGAACATGGTGTACGAGCGTCAGCTCGGCGACCTACCCCACCACTACGTCTTCCGTGCACCCAAATCGGAGCACGACATCGTGCAGCgggagctgctcgagcggcggcggcgaaaaCGTGATCGGCCCGTCGACCTTCACCTCGATGCCATCCTGCTCTCGGCGAGACAGGAGCCCCGGATGCGCTTGAAGAAGCATGTCGTCGCGCCCCGTCACGAGGAACCTCTTCGCCCCCGCGCCCGGGggccgcccgcgcccgccgccctcgccgagcagcTTTCCGTCATGAAGGCGCTCGATATCGCCGACCCCATCTTCAAGGAGCAGTGGCACCTGTTCAACACGATCGAGCTCGGCCACGACGTCAACGTCACCGGCCTCTGGCTCGAGGGTGTCACCGGAAAGGGCGCGACCgtggccatcgtcgacgacggcgtcgacatgtACAGCGACGACCTCAAGGAGAACTACTTCGCCAAGGGATCCTGGGACTTCAACGACAGCGGCCCCGAGCCCAAGCCGCGCCTCTCCGACGACAGGCACGGCACCCGCTGCGCCGGTGAGGTGGCGGCCGTCCGCAACGACGtctgcggcgtcggcgtcgcctaCGACGCCAAGTTCGCCGGCATCCGCATCCTCAGCAAGCCCATcagcgacgccgacgaggccgaggccatgatCTACGGCTACCAGGAGAACCAGATCTACTCGTGCTCCTGGGGGccccgcgacgacggccgctccaTGGAGGCGCCCGGCGTCCTCATCCGCCGGGCCATGCTCCGCGGCATCCAGgagggccgcggcggcctcgggTCCATCTACGTCTTCGCCagcggcaacggcgccgcGAGCGACGACAACTGCAACTTTGACGGCTACACCAACTCCATCTACAgcatcaccgtcggcgccgtcgaccgcgCTGGCCAGCACCCCTACTACTCGGAGCTCTGCTCcgcccagctcgtcgtcacctacagcagcggcagcggcgattCCATCGTGAgccgctccccccccccctccccgcccGACCGCCGTGACCCTAACCGGAGCAGCACACGACCGACGTCGGCAAGAACCgttgcgccgtcggccatggcggcacctcggccgccgcgcccctggccgccggcatcttcgccctcgtcatggaGGTCCGCAACGACCTGACCTGGCGGGACGTGCAATACCTCGCCATGGAGACGGCCGTCACCGTGTCGGACGGCAAGGCCGACTGgcagacgacggccatcggcAAGCAGTTCAGCCACGTCTTCGGCTATGGCAAGATCGACTCCTACGCGCTCGTCCAGAAGGCCAAGACGTGGAAGAACGTCAAGCCCCAGGCCTGGTACTTCTCCCCCTGGCTCCACGTCAAGCAGGGCATCCCCGAGGGCGACAACGGTCTGCTCGTCCACTTTGAGGTCTCCCAGGAGATGCTGACGCAGGCGAACCTCGCCCGCGTCGAGCacgtcaccgtcaccatgAACGTGAACCACACCCGTCGCGGCGATCTCAGCGTCGACCTCATCAGCCCCGCCAACATCACTAGCCACATCGCGACGGCGCGGaaggacgacggcttcgtcggcggctaCGACAACTGGACCTTCATGAGCGTCGCCCACTGGTGAGTGACCCCTGACCCGACGAGCCTGCCGGGGCCGACTGACGAGAAGCGACGCAGGGGCGAGACCGGCGTCGGGAGCTGGACACTGGTCATCCGGGACACGAAGGACAACGCGCACAAGGGAACCTTTGTGGACTGGCACCTGAAGCTGTGGGGCGAGAGCATCGACCCCCAAAAGGCGACGAAGCTCCCGATGCCGCAGGAGAACGACGATTCGACGCACGACCAGGTCGTGTCGACGGTCAgcgccacggccgccacgaCGTCGGTTCCCGCGCGGCCCGATGCCACCTCGGTCTTCTCGAAGCCATCCGATCACCCCGAGCGCCCGACGAGGCCCGGCGCCcaaccgccgacgacgcccgacgtgcccccctcgccgacgatggaagctggcgaggagacgacgacgacgtcggcgtcgacctggGTCGACAAGTTCCCCGCCTTCGGCGCCACCAAGCGCTTCTGGATCGGTggggccgccatcgccatcgccgtcttctgcgttggcctcggcgtctACCTGTTCGtcgcgcgccgtcggcgcatCAGGAACGACCTGCGGAACACGTACGAGTTTGAGctcatcgacgaggagcggcgCGACGGCCGCAAGGGCGGAGAGaagggcgtcgccggccgcggaCGCCGcacccgcggcggcgagctctaTGACGCCTTCGCCATGGGCAGCGATGACGAGTTCGACCAGTACAGGGACCGCTCCAGCGAGAGGCTggcgggcgtcgccgacgccgagcactactccgtcggcgaggcgagcgacgacgacgacgacgacgacgacgacgacgacgatgacgagaagGGAGAGGAGACGAGGCCGTTGGCTGGCGAGAACCGCTAGTCATCGCCCGCGCGAGGGCCCAGGCGGCCCTGGCCCCGGTCGTGGCCGGCGCAGGCGGGCGGTTTGGCATACTTTGAACGGCACCGCTGAGCAGAGTCAAGCATTAGGGTACTCGCATAGGATAACAAGGCGTTCTCGTGCAGTCTTCATTTTTTATCGTTTCCTTTTGCCCAGAAAAAGCAGAACAATGAATTGGTGCCATCTACGCGTAACTTCTATGGAAAGTGGAAGAAAAGTCTCTGTTGGTACATCCCATCATCCCCTTGCAGCAGTCTCGAGCAACGCCATGAACGCCTGTAATTTTTGCCTCCTCcgcgcgtcggcgaggcggtcATGAGGGGATGGCCGGGCCGTCTCTTTCCATTTCCTGCGCGTACTTTTCCCaaacctcgacgacgcgatCGTAAAACTCAAcgtgggcgtcggcgaggccgccgagctgcgtCTTGAACTCGAGGCGCTTGATGCGCTCAAAGTCGGCCACCTCCttgacgacctcgtcgtcgaagaggTCGCTGGTGTGGCGCGCAGTCTCCACCTCAGACgtgagctcctcgacgcggaGCTCGA encodes:
- a CDS encoding kexin-like protease, with product MSAQLPAGCPSPKLGRSIMQVQVRGMRRAACDVVGSRYLGPGASSAGDLPLAGTRAHPRPRPSPPGVVGREVRLRSRGHDTTPNLAASSYLVVVSDVGNLPHPRPRSPRRSDVRPLDALVLGTLPSPPVHSGAFVLPTAEPTERQQLRPPRVPDSSLTGTVWTPRSVPLADADTHRGVEGEPELGRAGSPPSPPDVVPEARCVSFARRNPSSTDAVPSPRRTMRIASLVGLAALAGPSHAVLVPRDYANNDYYVIHIEKRASVAPIADHLNMVYERQLGDLPHHYVFRAPKSEHDIVQRELLERRRRKRDRPVDLHLDAILLSARQEPRMRLKKHVVAPRHEEPLRPRARGPPAPAALAEQLSVMKALDIADPIFKEQWHLFNTIELGHDVNVTGLWLEGVTGKGATVAIVDDGVDMYSDDLKENYFAKGSWDFNDSGPEPKPRLSDDRHGTRCAGEVAAVRNDVCGVGVAYDAKFAGIRILSKPISDADEAEAMIYGYQENQIYSCSWGPRDDGRSMEAPGVLIRRAMLRGIQEGRGGLGSIYVFASGNGAASDDNCNFDGYTNSIYSITVGAVDRAGQHPYYSELCSAQLVVTYSSGSGDSIHTTDVGKNRCAVGHGGTSAAAPLAAGIFALVMEVRNDLTWRDVQYLAMETAVTVSDGKADWQTTAIGKQFSHVFGYGKIDSYALVQKAKTWKNVKPQAWYFSPWLHVKQGIPEGDNGLLVHFEVSQEMLTQANLARVEHVTVTMNVNHTRRGDLSVDLISPANITSHIATARKDDGFVGGYDNWTFMSVAHWGETGVGSWTLVIRDTKDNAHKGTFVDWHLKLWGESIDPQKATKLPMPQENDDSTHDQVVSTVSATAATTSVPARPDATSVFSKPSDHPERPTRPGAQPPTTPDVPPSPTMEAGEETTTTSASTWVDKFPAFGATKRFWIGGAAIAIAVFCVGLGVYLFVARRRRIRNDLRNTYEFELIDEERRDGRKGGEKGVAGRGRRTRGGELYDAFAMGSDDEFDQYRDRSSERLAGVADAEHYSVGEASDDDDDDDDDDDDDEKGEETRPLAGENR